One Acidimicrobiales bacterium DNA window includes the following coding sequences:
- a CDS encoding nucleotide exchange factor GrpE, whose translation MPDEPTPPVNDEGGGSGGDIPASQPNDDDDLDAAAQAVEGDLAVLAAEREQFLDAYRRAQADFENYRKQAQKRQDDAVARQLGALVERLLPVLDACDAAAAQGASQAVEPIVTALFGALEKEGLERIDPKGEPFDPAVAEAVVLEPGDGGPQVVSDVLRTGYRWQGRLLRPAMVKVTD comes from the coding sequence GTGCCTGACGAACCCACTCCTCCCGTGAACGACGAGGGCGGCGGGTCCGGGGGCGACATCCCGGCCTCGCAGCCCAACGACGACGACGATCTGGACGCGGCTGCGCAGGCCGTCGAGGGCGATCTGGCCGTGCTCGCCGCCGAGCGCGAGCAGTTCCTCGACGCGTACCGCCGGGCCCAGGCCGACTTCGAGAACTACCGCAAGCAGGCCCAGAAGCGTCAGGACGACGCCGTGGCCCGTCAGCTCGGTGCGCTCGTGGAGCGGCTGCTCCCGGTGCTCGACGCCTGCGACGCCGCGGCGGCTCAGGGTGCGTCCCAGGCCGTCGAGCCGATCGTGACAGCGCTGTTCGGCGCGCTCGAGAAGGAGGGCCTGGAGCGCATCGACCCGAAGGGCGAGCCGTTCGACCCCGCCGTCGCCGAGGCCGTGGTGCTCGAGCCGGGCGATGGTGGCCCCCAGGTGGTGTCCGACGTGCTGCGCACGGGCTACCGCTGGCAGGGCCGTCTGCTGCGTCCGGCGATGGTGAAGGTCACCGACTAG